ATCCCGCGGATGCAGGTGACGTTCTTCAGCGCGGACGGCAGGGAGATCGCTCGCGTCGACTTCGACTGGGAGGACTTCCACCATTGCGGCGAGTTCGACGGCCTTGAGAAGTACGGCCGACTCAATCCACATGCCGCCTCCATGCCGGGCCAGGTGTTGGTCGACGAGAAGCTCCGCGAGGACTCCGTCCGCGAGCTCTCGCGCGGGATGAGTCGTTGGATCTGGCGCGATCTCCACACACCTACCGCGACGTGCCGGCGAATCGCGGCCGCGATGGAACAGTCACGACGCCGCTACGGGCCGCCCCCGCGCACGATCATCGTGTGACCGAGCGGGGTTTCCCATCGCTATGCGGGGAAAGCTTCCCCCGCATAGCGGTGGTTTCCCCTGTTAACCGGGGAAACTTCACACCAGCGGCCGCCAGGGGCTGAGGAGGCGCTCGTAGAGCCGGGCGATCGTGGGGCGCTCGCGCCAGGCCTGGGCGTCGAGGACCTGGGAGCTCTGGGCGTCGCGGTCGAAGATGCGGCTCATGCCGGCCGCGAGTCCGTCGTCGAGGATCTCGAGGTTGATCTCGTAGTTCCCGGTGAGGCTCAGACGGTCGATGTTGGCGGTGCCGATGGTCGACCACTCGCCGTCGATCGTCATCGTCTTCGCGTGCACCATGTGGTCGCTGTAGCGCAGGATCTCGACCCCGGCGTCGAGCAGCTGGCCGAAGTAGCCGCGGGCGACGAAGTCGGCGACGACGTGGTTCGAGACCTTCGGGACGAGGATGCGCACCTGCACGCCGCGATGGCTGGCGTCGATGAGCCCCTGCAGGATGTTCTGGTCGGGGATGAAGTACGCCTGCGTGATCTCGATCGACTTCGTCGCCCGGTCGATCGCCTCGAGGTACATCCCACGGATCGGGTAGATCAGCTGCCGGGGGACGTTGCGGTGGGCGCGCACGTGCGGGTCCCAGGTGGCCTCCGAGAGGGCCTTCATCGACTCGTGCGGGCGCACGTCGTTCCAGAAGTCGATGAACGCGTTCTCCAGGTCCCACACCGCCGGACCCGTGACCGCGACGTGGGTGTCGCGCCACTCGTCGGCGTAGAGGCTGCCGATGTTGTAGCCGCCGACGAAGCCGATGGAGTCGTCGACCACGAGGATCTTGCGATGGTTGCGGCCCCAGGCGCGCGGGGTGAAGAACGCCAGCCGGTGCGGCAGGATCGGGTAGCGCATCATGTGCACCCCGTGGCCGAACCGGAAGAACGACGGCGGCACCACGAGGTTGGCGAAGCCGTCGTAGATCACGCAGACCTCGACGCCGCGGTCGGCGGCGTCGCGCAGGGCCCGGCGGAACCGACGGCCCATCTCGTCGCCCTTGATGATGTAGGACTCCAGCAGGATGCGCCGGCGCGCTCCGGCGATCGCGGCGAGCATGTCGTCGTACAGCGCCTCGCCCGAGACGTACACCTGCACCTCGTTGCCGCCGCCGATCGTGAAGTGCTCGGCCTCGATGCGCGGGAGCGGCTCGGTGCCCTTGCCGCGCAGCCGCTTGCGGATGGAGGTGGCGGTCATCAGCGAGACGACGGCGCCGAGCTGCACCAAGAGGCTGCCGATCAGGAAGCGGCGGAGCAGGCCGCGTGGGGGTGACGACCGGAAGCGCATGGCGCTCAGCCTAGGTGGTCTCAGACGAAGACCGCGACCGGGCGCGCACCGGCACCAGCCGTCTCGTACAACGCGAGGAAGGATCCGTCGGGGGCGAACATCGCCACCGGGCCGTCGGCCGGAAGGGCCACCGCAGGGAGTGCGCGGCCGAACCGCACGTCGCGGGCCTGGTCCTCGTCGAGGTCCAGGCCGGGGAACGCGGCCCGAGCGGCGTCGTCGAGTCCGACCATGTCGAACGACTCGGCCAGCTGGTCGAGCGTGCGGGCCTGGTCGAGGCCGAACCCGCCCACGCGCGTGCGGCGCAGGCTGGTGAGGTGGCCGCCGACGCCCAGCGCACGGCCGAGGTCGCGCGCGAGGGCACGCACGTACGTGCCGCTCGAGCACACCACCCGCACGTGGGCGATGGCGCGCTCGCCGGGCTCGAACCCGGTCAGCTCGAAGGTCTCCACCGTCACGGCGCGTGCCTTCAGCTCGACCTCCTCGCCCGACCGCACACGCGCGTACGCTCGCTTGCCGTCGACCTTGATGGCCGAGACCGACGAGGGCACCTGCTCGATCGCGCCGGTCAGCGGTGCGATCTCGCGCAGGACGTCGTTGGCGGTGAGAGCCGAGGCATCCGCCACCGACGTCTCATCACCCTGGGCGTCGTCCGTGACGGTCGTGGCACCCAGGGCGATGGTGGCGAGGTACTCCTTGTCGGCCCCGGCCACGTGGCCGAGCAGCCGGGTGGCGCGATTGACCCCGAGCACGAGCACGCCCGTGGCCATGGGATCGAGGGTGCCGGCGTGACCGACCTTGCGCGTGCCGGCGAGCCGGCGCGTGCGCGCGACCACGTCGTGCGAGGTCCAGTCGATGGGCTTGTCGACGACGACCAGGCCCGAGGCCGTGGTCGCGGCACGCCGCTCGCGTTGCTGCGAGTCGGTGTGCCGCGACCGCGGATCCTCACTGCTCAGTGGACTCGTCCTCGTCCTCGTGCTGCTTGTACGGGTCGGGCTCGCCGGCGTACATGGCGCCCTGGGCCGCCTCCGCGACGCGCGCATCGGACTCGCGGGCCTTCGCCAGCAGGTCCTCGATCTCGCGAGCCGTCTCGGGGACGGAGTCCAGGAAGAACTCCAGGGACGGCGTGTGCCGCACCCCGAGCTGCTTGCCGACCTCGGAGCGGATCAGGCCCGTGGCGCTGACCAGCGCCGCGGCGGTGTCCTCCCGGGACCGGTCGTCGCCCATCACGGTGTAGAAGATCGACGCGTGCTGACCGTCTCCGGTCATCCGCACGTCGGTGATGGTGACGAAGCCGAGCCGCGGGTCCTTGACCCGCCGCTCGAGCATCGTCGCCACGATCTCCTTGATGCGATCGGACTTCTTCGCCTGACGAGGGCTGGCCACGGTCAGTCCCGCTTCTTCTCGACCAGCTCGAAGGCCTCGATCGTGTCGCCGACCTTGACGTCGGAGTACGAGACCACGACACCGCACTCGAAGCCCTCGCGGACCTCGGACGCGTCGTCCTTCTCACGGCGCAGCGACAGGACGTCGAGGTTGTCGGCCACGACCGAGCCGTCCCGCACGATGCGAACCTTCGCATTGCGCCGGATGGAGCCGCTGGTGACCATGCAGCCCGCGATGTTGCCGCCCTTGACCTTGCTCGAGCGGAAGATGTCGCGGATCTCGGCAGTACCGAGCTGCTGCTCCTCGTAGATCGGCTTGAGCATGCCCTTGAGGGCCGCCTCGATCTCGTCGATCGCCTGGTAGATGACCGAGTAGTACTTGATCTCGACACCCTCGCGGTCGGCCAGCTCCGTCGCCTTGCCCTGCGGGCGGACGTTGTAGCCGATGATGACCGCGTTGGACGCCGCCGCCAGGTTGACGTCGGTCTCGGTGATCGCGCCGACGCCACGGTCGATGACCCGCAGCGAGACCTCGTCGCCGATGTCGATGCCGGCCAGCGAGTCCTCGAGGGCCTCGACCGAACCAGCGCCGTCGCCCTTGAGGATGAGCAGCAGCTCGTCGGCCTCGCCCTTCTCCATCGAGGACATGAAGTCCTCGAGCGTGCGACGACCCGAGCGCTTCGCCAGCAGCGCGTTGCGCTCGCGCGCCTCGCGCTTCTCGGCGATCTGACGGGCGATGCGGTCGTCCTCGACCACCATGAAGTTGTCACCCGCACCGGGCACGGCCGTCAGGCCGAGCACGAGCGCCGGACGCGACGGGGTCGCCTCCTCGATGTTGTCGCCGAACTCGTCGAGCATCGCGCGGACACGGCCGAAGGCCGGACCGGCGACGAGCGAGTCGCCGACGCGCAGCGTGCCGCGCTGGACCAGCACGGTGGCCACGGGGCCACGACCGCGGTCGAGGTGAGCCTCGATCGCGAGGCCCTCGGCCCGCTGGTTCGGGTTGGCGCGCAGGTCGAGCTCGGCGTCCGCGGTGAGCACGATCGACTCGAGCAGGGCGTCGAGTCCGAGCTCGGCCTTGGCCGAGACGTCGACGAACATCGTGTCGCCGCCGTACTCCTCGGGCACCAGGCCGTACTCGGTCAGCTGACCGCGCACCTTGGTGGCGTCGGCGCCTTCCTTGTCGATCTTGTTGACCGCGACGACGATCGGCACACCGGCGGCCTTGGCGTGGTTGAGCGCCTCGACCGTCTGGGGCATGACGCCGTCGTCGGCCGCGACCACGAGGATCGCGATGTCGGTCGCCTGGGCACCACGGGCACGCATGGCGGTGAACGCCTCGTGGCCCGGGGTGTCGATGAAGGTGATGCGACGCTCGTTGCCGTCGACCTCGGTGGCGACCTGGTAGGCGCCGATCGACTGCGTGATGCCGCCGGCCTCCTTGGCCGCCACGTTCGCCTTGCGCAGCGCGTCGAGCAGCTTCGTCTTGCCGTGGTCGACGTGACCCATGACGGTGACGACCGGCGGGCGGGCCGCGAGATCCTCCTCGTCGCCCTCGTCCTCGCCGAACTCCAGCGAGAAGGACTCGAGCAGCTCGCGGTCCTCGTCCTCGGGCGAGACGACCTGGACGTCGTAGTTCAGCTCCTCACCGAGCAGCTGCAGCGTCTCGTCGTTGACCGACTGCGTGGCGGTCACCATCTCGCCCATGTGGAACAGCACCTGGACGAGCGATGCCGCGTCGACGCCGACCTTGTCGGCGAAGTCGGTCAGCGAGGCGCCGCGCGCCAGGCGCACGATCTGGCCGTCGCCCTTGCGGACGCGCACGCCGCCGATCGACGGCGCCTGCATCTGGTCGAATTCCTGACGCTTCGCGCGCTTGCTCTTGCGACCGCGGCGCACGGGGCCACCGGCGCGACCGAAGGCACCCTGGGTGCCACCGCGCTGGTTGCGACCGGGACCGCCGCCGGGACGTCCGCCACCGGGAGGGCCGCTGAAGCCGCCGGGACGAGCGGCGCCGCCGCCGCCACCGCCACCGGGACGACCAGCGCCGCCACCGGGACGACCCGGACCGCCGGCGCGACCGCCGGGACCGGGACGCGCACCGGGGCGCGCGGGACCGACCGACGACTGCTTCGGCATCATCGCGGGGTTGGGGCGAGGCATGCCCGGACGTGCCGGGGCGCCGCCCTCACGTGCGGCAGGCGGCCGCGGTGCGCGGT
This genomic interval from Aeromicrobium choanae contains the following:
- the infB gene encoding translation initiation factor IF-2, with translation MAVRVHELARELGVESKVVLSTLKEMGEYVKSASSTVEAPVVRRLKEEHGDRLREQGAKKGAKKASAKPAAPQAPQKTPESTPTEVAASPAAPSAPTAPKPGPAQAPTPEAPAPAPQVVEAPAPAAPEAPAPEAPAAAAAAPTRTPGPRPGPAPAPAPRPGQAGGLPTGGGPRPGPRTPAARPGNNPFSSKQGMQQDRAPRPPAAREGGAPARPGMPRPNPAMMPKQSSVGPARPGARPGPGGRAGGPGRPGGGAGRPGGGGGGGAARPGGFSGPPGGGRPGGGPGRNQRGGTQGAFGRAGGPVRRGRKSKRAKRQEFDQMQAPSIGGVRVRKGDGQIVRLARGASLTDFADKVGVDAASLVQVLFHMGEMVTATQSVNDETLQLLGEELNYDVQVVSPEDEDRELLESFSLEFGEDEGDEEDLAARPPVVTVMGHVDHGKTKLLDALRKANVAAKEAGGITQSIGAYQVATEVDGNERRITFIDTPGHEAFTAMRARGAQATDIAILVVAADDGVMPQTVEALNHAKAAGVPIVVAVNKIDKEGADATKVRGQLTEYGLVPEEYGGDTMFVDVSAKAELGLDALLESIVLTADAELDLRANPNQRAEGLAIEAHLDRGRGPVATVLVQRGTLRVGDSLVAGPAFGRVRAMLDEFGDNIEEATPSRPALVLGLTAVPGAGDNFMVVEDDRIARQIAEKREARERNALLAKRSGRRTLEDFMSSMEKGEADELLLILKGDGAGSVEALEDSLAGIDIGDEVSLRVIDRGVGAITETDVNLAAASNAVIIGYNVRPQGKATELADREGVEIKYYSVIYQAIDEIEAALKGMLKPIYEEQQLGTAEIRDIFRSSKVKGGNIAGCMVTSGSIRRNAKVRIVRDGSVVADNLDVLSLRREKDDASEVREGFECGVVVSYSDVKVGDTIEAFELVEKKRD
- the rbfA gene encoding 30S ribosome-binding factor RbfA, whose product is MTVASPRQAKKSDRIKEIVATMLERRVKDPRLGFVTITDVRMTGDGQHASIFYTVMGDDRSREDTAAALVSATGLIRSEVGKQLGVRHTPSLEFFLDSVPETAREIEDLLAKARESDARVAEAAQGAMYAGEPDPYKQHEDEDESTEQ
- a CDS encoding phospholipase D-like domain-containing protein produces the protein MRFRSSPPRGLLRRFLIGSLLVQLGAVVSLMTATSIRKRLRGKGTEPLPRIEAEHFTIGGGNEVQVYVSGEALYDDMLAAIAGARRRILLESYIIKGDEMGRRFRRALRDAADRGVEVCVIYDGFANLVVPPSFFRFGHGVHMMRYPILPHRLAFFTPRAWGRNHRKILVVDDSIGFVGGYNIGSLYADEWRDTHVAVTGPAVWDLENAFIDFWNDVRPHESMKALSEATWDPHVRAHRNVPRQLIYPIRGMYLEAIDRATKSIEITQAYFIPDQNILQGLIDASHRGVQVRILVPKVSNHVVADFVARGYFGQLLDAGVEILRYSDHMVHAKTMTIDGEWSTIGTANIDRLSLTGNYEINLEILDDGLAAGMSRIFDRDAQSSQVLDAQAWRERPTIARLYERLLSPWRPLV
- the truB gene encoding tRNA pseudouridine(55) synthase TruB yields the protein MVARTRRLAGTRKVGHAGTLDPMATGVLVLGVNRATRLLGHVAGADKEYLATIALGATTVTDDAQGDETSVADASALTANDVLREIAPLTGAIEQVPSSVSAIKVDGKRAYARVRSGEEVELKARAVTVETFELTGFEPGERAIAHVRVVCSSGTYVRALARDLGRALGVGGHLTSLRRTRVGGFGLDQARTLDQLAESFDMVGLDDAARAAFPGLDLDEDQARDVRFGRALPAVALPADGPVAMFAPDGSFLALYETAGAGARPVAVFV